A region of the Paenibacillus sp. J23TS9 genome:
TGAATCCTTGTTTTTTACTCATTACTTTCTTTTCCCCCTAAAATGATTCTGTGTATTTCGACAAAAGATGACAATTGAATTATAAAATTCCATTCTGAACCGATTCTGAACATTGCCTTGAATTACAAGCAAAAAAGCTCACTTGCATTCAGCAGGGAGCCTCTTAATCTTTGTAATGGAATTACTATGTAAGGATTACAAGATATGAGAGATGATTAGAAAAAGATTCCTGTGAAAAAAAAGATGATGCCCATGACTAACGCTATTACTCCGCCTATCTTTGCAAGAACGATGTAATTATCGCTTGGTTCAGAATCACCGTCTATTTTCCAGCCTTCTTTTAAATACCAGGCAAAGTTAGGTTTTACGATATTTAATATGCCGATCACAATGAATAAAATTCCACTGAATATGAGCATTTCACTCATCTCCTTTTTAAATAAATACGCAGGAATTGGAAAACCGATGCAGCATAAATCTGATTTGGGATGGGGAGTTAACCCATTGATCTAAATTAAAGCGGAAATGAGCCGAATAATCATATGTAATCATCAGGTTCATAATGATTATTGTTACACCGAACATTTTATCAAATGTTTTAGTTTACCGGAACTGGGAAAAGGTATCTATAAAAGCATGTGTTGTATTTGCGATTCGGATGATTGTTTTTTTATTGCCAATCCGCCCTTACCTTCCCCTGAAATTTCCATAAGATATGATGTGTTCCAAAACAAAGGAGGGTGTAAACATGAGTGAAGTAGTTGGAGGAGTAGGCGCAGGATACGGTTTTGGTGGTGGAGGTATCGGAGCAATCCTGGTACTGTTCATTTTGCTGGTAATCATCTCCAAAGCATTTATTTTCTAATTTAAGTTATTGAAGATAGCCTCTGCCGGCTTTATGCCGGTAGGGGCTATTATGTTTTAGAGTATGAAAAAAAAAGAGCCGGCACACAAACTTAGTGGCCAGATCTGTTATTTTTGCATAACCGCTCGCTTTACCGTCCAGTAGGGAATGGTGATCGTTTGATTTTCGCTGGTGATCATCTTAAATGTACTGGAGTCATTTTCCTGGCAGATCCCCTGATAAAATTCACCGCTAACCAGATGAACAGTGGTATCTGACTGATTTTCAAAGGATTTCTGAATGTTATGGTTTGTCATACTGTATTTCTCCTTACATGTGCAATTCTGGAAAGTCAAATAGTTATTAAACCAAATCGCCTGGTTGTAAACATGAATTCGAAAAAAGGACACCATTTTTGTGAAATCATTTTCACCATACAAGACGATTGGTAAGAGACGACCTCATGAAAAAATCTCCATATCTGTGTTGCTTAAAGCATGTTACGATGCCGGAGGTACTAGACTACTTAAACATTCGGCTGTTACTTTTGTTCATCATTCTCGCTTGTTATTATTAAACGAGCTTCAAAGATATGGGTTGCGAACCAAGTTAACCTGGATGATAATTATT
Encoded here:
- a CDS encoding DUF6199 family natural product biosynthesis protein translates to MLIFSGILFIVIGILNIVKPNFAWYLKEGWKIDGDSEPSDNYIVLAKIGGVIALVMGIIFFFTGIFF
- a CDS encoding dihydroorotate dehydrogenase is translated as MSEVVGGVGAGYGFGGGGIGAILVLFILLVIISKAFIF